In Vicingus serpentipes, the DNA window CCTTTCGAAAGTTTCGATTTTTCATCATTCGAATCTAATGAAGGTCCTGGTTTAGATAAAATTATAAAATCACTTAGAAAAGCAAAAACTGATGATAAAATAAAAGGAATTTACCTTGATTTAACTACCATTAATGGAGGTATGGCTACTCTAGAAGAAATTAGACTCGCTCTTTTAGATTTTAAAAAATCTGGTAAATGGATAATCAGTTATTCTGAAATTTATACGCAAGGAACGTATTATTTAGCTTCTGTTTCTGATAAAGTTTACTTAAACCCTGCAGGAATTGTTGAGCACAGAGGTTTATCGTCTGAATTAATGTTTTTTAAAAATGCATTAGAAAAATTAGATGTTGAAATGCAAATTATTCGTCATGGTAAATTTAAAAGTGCTGTAGAACCTTACATACTTGAAAAAATGAGTGATGCTAACCGTGAGCAATACGAATTACTTTTAAATACAGCATGGGGAAGCATGACAAAAGATGTTGCTGCAAGTAGAAATATAAGCGTAGAAAAATTGAATGAATTAGCTGACAACATGACTATACAAGATGCAAAAATAGCTAAAGCAGAAGGTTTAGTTGATGATATTTTATTTAAAGACGAATTACTTGCGAAACTTAGAGAGAAATTAAAAATTGAAGCTGATGAAGAAATTAAGAGTGTAAGCTTGAAAAAATACAGTAAATCAGCACATAAAAATCCTTTTATTCCTAAGAAAGAAAAAAAATCAGACAACCAAATAGCTGTTATTTATGCTAGCGGTGAAATTAACAGTGGGAAAAGCAAAAATGATGTAATGGGTTCTGAAACTATTTCTGAAGCAATTAGAGAAGCAAGATTAGACGAAAATGTAAAAGCAATTGTTTTAAGAGTTAATTCTCCTGGAGGAAGTGCTATGGCTTCTGACATTATGTGGAGAGAAGTTGTATTGGCTAAACAAGCAAAACCAGTAATTGTTTCAATGGGTAATGTTGCTGCAAGTGGTGGTTACTATATTTCTTGTGCTGCTGATAAAATTGTTGCTGATGAAAAAACCATTACAGGTTCTATTGGTGTATTTGGTGTAATTCCTAATGCTCAAGGACTTATGAATAATAAACTTGGCATTACTTTCGACAGAGTTAAAACAAATAAACATGGTGATATTATGTCCGTTTTTAAACCTCTAACTGCCGAAGAAAGAGATATTATACAAATAGGAGTTGAAAAAATATATGACGACTTTATTACAAAAGTAGCTGAAGGAAGAGGTATGACTAAAGAAGAAGTTGATGCTATTGGACAAGGTAGAGTTTGGACTGGACTAGATGCCTTAAAAATTGGATTAGTAGATGAAATTGGCGGGTTAGAAAGAGCAATCGAAATTGCAAAAACTTCAGCAAAATTAGATGATTACAATTTGATTGATTATCCAAAAAGAAAAGATCCATTTGAAGAAATAATGGAAGAACTAACTAGTAACATTGAAGCTAAAATTTTAACAAAAACTTTAGGCAACGAATATAAGTACTATAAAAAGGTACAAGATATTAGTCATCAGTCGGGTGTAATGGCCCGTATGCCTTTAGACATAGAATTACATTAATTCATTATTGGTAACAAAAAAAGGAGCTAAAATATTTTAGCTCCTTTTTTTGTTGCAAATGTTTACCTTCGCTTTACATTAAGATGAATATTTTTTACACACCAAATATTACCAACACGAATACCTTTGTTTTAGATGAAACAGAATCTAAACATGCTATTAAAGTATTACGCCTAAACCAAGGTGATGAAATTTGCTTAGTAGATGGTAAAGGGTCTTTTTACATAGCTGAAATTAATAATGCCCACCAAAAAAAATGTGAGGTTAAAATTATTAAGCACGAAAAAGAGGAAAACAATAAGCCGAGAATTCATATTGCAATAGCTCCTACAAAAAACAACGATAGACTTGAATGGTTTATCGAAAAAACAACTGAAATTGGAATTTCTGAAATTAGTCCGATTATTTGTGACCATTCAGAAAGAAAATTTTTGAAAACGGAACGACTTGAAAAAAGAGCAATTTCGGCAATGAAACAATCTTTAAAAGCTACTCTACCTTTAATTAATGATTCAATAAACTTTAAAAACTTTGTAAACTCTATCCCCGAAACAACAGAGAAATATATCGCTCATTGCTATAATGAAAACCAAAAACATTTAAAAGAAATCTACCCAGGAAGCAAAGATTGCGTGGTATTAATCGGACCAGAAGGAGATTTTAGTTTACAAGAAGTTGAATTGGCTTTAAACAATGGTTTTACTCCTATTTCGTTAGGAAAAAGTAGATTAAGAACGGAAACAGCAGGACTAGTTGCATGTAATATCTTAAATTTAATTAATGAGTAAGTTTTTAAACCAAATATTATTTATTCTCATTCTTGTGATTTTCATTAATCCAAGTACACTTTTTGCTCAAACAAGTAGTTATCAAGTAGCAGTAGTTAAATATAATGGTGGTGGAGATTGGTATGCTAATTTAGAAACCTCACTACCTAATCTTATCAAGTTTTGTAATCAAAACTTAAAAACAAATATTAATACCGAACAAGCAATTGTAGAGCTTAGCAGTCCAGAATTATTTAACTATCCTTTTATCCATTTAACTGGTCATGGGAATATCATTATTAATAACGAAGAAGCTGAAAATTTAAAAAACTATTTAATTGGAGGCGGATTCTTACACATATCAGATAATTATGGAATGGATAAATTTCTTCGCTCTCAAATGAAATTGGTTTTCCCTGAGTTAGAATTTGTTGAATTACCTTATTCTCACCCTATCTATCATCAGAAATATGATTTTAACAAAGGATTACCGAAAATACATGAACACGATGACAAATCACCTCAAGGTTTTGGTATAATTTACGAAGACCGATTAGTTTGCTTTTACGATTTTGAATGTGATTTAGGTGATGGCTGGGAAGATTCGGAAGTGCATAACGATTCTGAAGAAAAAAGAACAAAAGCCTTACAAATGGGTGCAAATATTATTAGTTATGCCTTTACTCAATAATTAGCGATGGAAAAAGAAATTGCTTTTATTGAAATTAACAAAACAAAATCGTTACCAGAAATCGCTTTAACATTAAGCAAACATCCCGAATTAGATAAAAATTTTATCATTAACCAAATAAACGGATTACAAAAAGCGCAAAAAAAACTTCCTGAGTTTTACCAAAATAACAACATAATTTACCCGGCAACAATTAGTATTGAGCAATGTTCAAGCGAACAAACTGCCACTTTTAAAACTAAAATCATACGTCATTCAGGGCTTACCCCTGAATCTCATTTAATTGACCTAACCGGTGGTTTTGGCATAGATACTTACTACTTTTCTAAACAATTTAAAGAGGTAACTTATCTTGAACCAAATGTTGAATTATTTAATGTGGTTCAACAAAACTTTAAAACTTTAGGTGCAATAAACATTAATTTTAAAAATACTACTACCGAAGATTTTCTAAACAACAACACACAACATTTCGATATTGCCTATATTGACCCTAGCCGAAGAAATGAAAGTGAAAAAGTATTTATGCTCTCGGATTGTATTCCTAATATAATTGATTTACAAGAGGAAATTTTAAAAATTGCTGATAAAATTTTAATTAAAACCTCACCAATTTTAGACATAAAACAATCTATAAAAGAATTAGAAAATGTTAGTGAAATATGGGTTGTATCGTTAAACAACGAATGCAAAGAAGTATTATATTTAGTTGATAAAGAAACGCCATCAGAACCTAATATTAACACTATTAATATTGGAAAAATAAATCAAGTATTTTCTTTTAATTATACCAATGAAGAAAATTGTAGTACCCACTTTTCTGAACCTTTAAATTACCTTTACGAACCAAACACTTCCATTTTAAAAGCTGGAGCTTTTAAAAGTATTGCCCAAAAATACCAACTCAAAAAAATAGCTCAACATACACATCTTTATACTTCAGAAAATTTAGTGGGAAATTTCCCTGGTAGATGCTTTAAAATAAATACCGTTTTGCCCTACCAACCTAAAGCTTTTAAAAAATTAGGTATAAAAAAAGCCAATATTACTTGTCGAAATTTTATAGATTCTGTAGCTCAAATTAAAAAGAAACTAAACTGTACTGATGGCGGTAACAATTATGTTTTTGCGGCTACAGATTTAAATGACAATCCTATTATTATAGTTACTAACAAAGCTTGACTTTATCCCTAAAATTCTCGAACTTCGTTTAACAAAATGTTTTAAGAAACATTAAAACGTTTCCAAGAACAACGTTGGCAACAAGCTAAAAAAACAAAAACTTATGAAGTATAAATTTCATCGTAAAACAAAATTTAAATCACATTATTTAATAGTCGTTTCAACCATTTTTATGGTTCTATTATTCTTTTCCTGTAAGGAAGAATCCAACTCGGAAAAAAACACAGAAAGTGATTTAATGATGAAAATAAATGCTGTTCAGGAACAAGTTATGGCACAAGGAAATATGACGGAAGAAGAGGAACAGGCTTTATTAAGTTTATGTAGCATAGTTTCGCATGATGACGGTTTAGCAACTTATACTAGTGACAATAGTATGATATTAAAAGATGTAGAACTTGCCCCAGTGTATAATGGTTGTGAAGATCTCTCAATAGAAGAAACAAGAGAATGTTTTAATGAAAAAGTATCGACATTTATTAAGCGAGAGTTTAACTTGAGTGTATCTAAAGATTTAAATCTTTCAGAGCCAAAACAGGTAGAAGCATTTTTTATAATCAACGAAAAAGGAAATTTAACTGGTATGAAAGTGAGGGATTCAGAAGTAACTGTTCAGGCAGAAATCTTAAGAGTGCTTAGAAAAACACCTGTGATGAAACCTGCTACCCAAAATGGGGAAAGTGTTTCTGTATTATGTTCAATAGTAATAACATATGGAAATAATATAGAAGTTGATGTTGTTTATATTCCTGAAAGACCCGATTAATCTTTAATAATACTAACTAAAAAAGCCAGTTGCCAACAAGGTGTATAGCCAATAGGGCAATTAGCGATAAATTGAAGTCCTGTTCTTTGAGCAGGCAACGCCAAAACAAAGTTTTGACGTTTAACAAAAAGAAAATCAAAAGTAAAAACGTTTGTTTTGGCTAAGTGGTAATCCGAAAGTGAAGTGTTTCGAACCTGCCCTACTGTCCATACACAAAACGTTAAACGAAATCACTCATTACTACTTACCAAACACTTTTTATTATCCCACTTTCCTATTAAGCTTTCCGTTGAAATTACATTAGCATCGCAATCTAAAAAGTTACCATTTTCGTCTTTTTTAATTATTTTACAACTGCCTTTTTTTATTTCCTTCACAATCAGTTGCTCTAGATTTTTTGGACTCTCTTTTCCAATTTTCAGACCTACTTCATTATTAAATAAATCCATTTCAGAACTTATTTTATCTGGCAAACTTCCCTCCTCTTTATTCCCATTTTTAAAATCTCTTTTATTCCCTTTTTCATGTGCAATGCCCAATCGTTTTGCTTTTCGCTGTCCAATAATTTGAGTTAAACTTGCCATCCAATAAGTATGTCTAAATGCATCTAATTGATCGCCATTACCAACACCTTTTAAAATATTGTTTGTTTTAATTGAATCTGTTTTTAAACGAGCTATTTGAGAAACTTTTAATGCCTTTTTTGCCACAAACGGATGAGTAATAACCCACCATTTTTCAGGGCAACTTATTTTTTTAAAACTCTTTATGGCATTTTTTTGGCCTATAAGCGTTAAACTTTGAACAAAAAAACTAGTTATTAAAAGGAATTTAAAAAGCATTTACAAGTAGTTGTACCAAGGGTAATTTAAAAACGAAAATACAGCTTTTTATTTATGGAAAAATAGAATTTTTACCCTATTTTTGTGACTTTCAGAAAAAAACTAGACTTACATAAAACAATATAGCATGGCACAAGTAGAATTAATTATGCCTAAGATGGGCGAGAGTGTTGCAGAAGCAACGATTACAAACTGGTTAAAAGAAGTTGGAGATACGATTGAAGCAGATGAAGCAGTTGTAGAAATAGCGACTGACAAAGTTGACTCTGAAGTACCATCTACAAGCGAAGGTATTTTAATTAAAAAATTATTTAATGAAGGTGATGTAGTTCAAGTAGGGCAAGCCATTGCAATTATTGGTTCAGAAGGTGATACTGCAGAACCAGTAGCTTCAAGTACTCCTGCAGCCGCTCCCGCTGCAGAGGTTGCTACCACTCCTACTATTGCATCTGTTTCAACAGAGAAAATTACTGCATCTTCTTCAAATAAATTTTTCTCTCCTTTAGTAAGAAGTATAGCCGAAAAAGAAGGAATTTCTATTAGTGAATTAGAGGGTATAAATGGAACTGGTGCCGAGGGCAGAGTTACTAAAAAAGATATTTTAAATTATTTACCTAACAGAAGTAATGGACAAGTTGCTGCTCAACCAACAGTTGCGTCAACTCCTGCTCCAGCTGCTGCTCCACAAGTTGAAAAATCAGCTGCTGCTCCAGTTAAAAAAGCAAGCGTTCCTGTAATGGAAGGTGATGAAATTATTGAGATGGACAGAATGAGAAAACTTATTTCTGAACATATGGTAATGTCTAAACATACTTCTCCCCATGTTACTTCTTATGTAGAAGCAGATGTTACAAATATTGTAATGTGGAGAAACAAAGTAAAAGATAAATTCCAAAAACAAGAAAACGAAAAAATCACGTTTACTCCTATATTCATGGAAGCAATTGTTAAAGCAATTAAAGATTTTCCAATGATAAATGTCTCTGTTGATGGTGATAACATTATTAAACGTAAGAACATTAATTTAGGAATGGCAACAGCTTTACCAAGTGGTAATTTAATTGTTCCTGTAATTAAAAACGCAGATCAATTAAACTTGGTTGGAATTACAAAACAAGTAAATGGGCTAGCCAGCAAAGCTAGAAATAACAAATTAGCTCCAGACGATATTCAAGGTGGAACATATACAGTTACAAATGTTGGTACATTTGGTAATGTAATGGGTACTCCAATTATTAATCAACCTCAAGTTGCAATTTTAGCCTTAGGAGCTATTCGTAAAATACCTGCTGTTATTGAAACTCCGCAAGGAGACGCTATTGCAATAAGACACAAAATGTTCCTATCACACGCATACGATCATAGAGTTGTTGATGGTGCTTTAGGAGGTATGTTTGTAAGAAGAGTGGCTGATTATCTTGAAGAATTTGATGTTAATCGAGAAATATAGTTAATTGGTAGTTGAAATTATAAATTTTGTTAAGTACTTCAAATAAAATATATTTGTAAGAATTATAGAGAAAAACCGATGAAAAAAATATTACTACTATTACTTGTTTGTTTAAGCGTTACCTTAACTAAAGCTCAAGATTCTTTTAATGAGAAATTTCTTGAAGCAAATACTTTAATGGAAGAGAGTACTTATAACCTAGCTCTACCTATATGGCTAGAGTTAAATCTTGAGCAGCCTGACAACAATAATGTTAATTATAAAATTGGTGTTTGTTATATGCATTCTGCAAATGAAAAAAATAAGTCATTACCATATTTAGTAAAAGCTGCAGAAAATACAACAAACAACTACGATCCATTTTCAAATGGAGAAAAACAAGCTCCAGTTGAATCTTATTTTTATCTAGCTCAGGCTTACCATCTTAACTATGAGCTTGATAAAGCCATGGAAAACTATACAACTTTTCAAGGAAAAATTTCTAAGAAGCACTATCTTTTTGATGAGTTAGAGCACTATAAACAACAATGTGCAAATGCACAATTAGCGGTTAAAAACCCAGTAAATATTATTGTAAATAACTTAGGTAATAAAATAAATACTGAATACCCAGAATACAGTCCTATTCTTTCATTAGATGAGTCAATAATCTATTTCACTTCAAGAAGATTAAGACCAGATAGCTCAAATTATTTCTTTAAAGATGAAAATGATGGAATGTATTATGAAGATATTTTTATGTCTGAAAATATTGATGGAACATGGAGTGATCCACAACCATTATCGATTAATACAGAATACCATGAAGCTACGATTAATATGTCTATGGATGGACAAACTTTATTTATTTACAAAGACGATAATGGAAACGGAAACTTATACTCTTCAAATAATGTAGATGGTGAATGGACAACTCCATCATTGTTAGGATCTGATATTAATTCAGATGCAGATGAAACTCATGCAGCAATTTCCCCAGATGGAAAAATCCTTTATTTTGTAAGTGATAGAGAAAATGGCATCGGAGGTCAAGATATTTATTTTTGTAAAAAATTACCTAATGGAGAATGGGCTAAAGCTCAAAATTTAGGTACTGCTATAAATACAAAGTATGATGAAGATGGTATTTTCATACACCCAGATGGGAAAACATTATACTTCAGTTCAAAAGGACATACAAGTATTGGTGGCTTTGATGTTTTTTACTCTGAGTTTGATGAAGAAACAGAAACTTGGGGAGTTCCTGTTAATTTAGGCTACCCAGTTAATTCAACTGATGATGACGTATTTTTTGTTACTTCTGCTGATGGAAAAAGAGGTTATTACTCATCAACACAAGATAAAGGAATGGGAGAAAAAGATATCTATATGATTTCACTTGTAGATGCAGAGGAAAAACCACTAACCTTGTTAACTGGTATTATTAGAGTTATTGGAGAAGAAACATTACCTGAGAATGCTCAAATTACCGTTACTGACAATGCTACAGGAAATTTAATCGGAATTTTCAAGCCTAGAAAAAGAGATGGTAAATTCAGTATCATATTAGAGCCTAATATGGACTATCATATAGTTTATGCTGCAGCTGAATATACACAAGAGGAAGATTTATATGTACCTCCAGTATCTTCATTTAAAGAAATTAATAGAGGAATTGAATTACAAGATGTTGTTTTTGGTGAACAAAATGATATGATAACTTATTTGAAAGGATTCATTGAATATAAAAAATTATTAGCATCAGGAACTAAAATTAGCTTATTGGATGAAAATGACAACCTTTTAGAATCAACGACTTCTGATGATAAAGGATTTTTTGAATTCAAAAACTTAAAACCTGACGAATATTATCTAGTTAAACTAGATGGTGTAGATGATGATTTCGTTAATAATGCTAAAGTATATGTTGTTAATTCTAATGGTGAGAAAGTAATGCTAGCTATTAAAAAGAATAAAAATAGAAGGTTATTTAAAGCTTTACCAGCTGGCGCAGCAGATAAATTACCAATATTAAACGAAAGCGATGATACTGAAATAGCTACTAATGAAGATAATTCAACAAATGATCCTTCAATAAATGATATTTCTACTAATAATAAAGAATTAGCTTCATATCAAGAATTTTTCAACTATAATATTAAAACTATTAACACTTCTAATACTAAGTATATTGATTTAATCAATAAGGCAAAAATTGGTAGTAAAATTACTATTGAAATAGAAGCCAGTGCATCGAAAGTTCCAACAAGAACTTACAAAACAAATAAACACTTAGCTGAAAATAGAGCTCAAGAAGCTAAAAATGTTATCCTAAAATCATTAAAGGATAATGGCATTAGTGAAAGTAACATTACGTTTAAAAAAGCTAAGAGCTTAGTTCAAGGACCTAAGTATAATGGTGACTATGAGAATAAGTCAATATATGAAAAATATCAATACGTTATTATTAGATTAAAATAATCGATGAAACGAATTTTGAATTACATTATCAAAAACCTCTTTTTAAGAGGTTTTTGCATTTTCTTGTTAGTATTAAATTTTAACAGTAATGCTCAAGAGAGCATAAAAGAAAAAAAAATACTACGTCAAGCTAGAAAAAGTTTAACAAAAGAAAAATATAAAGATGCCCAAGAAAAGTACTTGAAATTAGTAAATGCTTCTCCATCAAATAGCATCTATAATTTTGAAGCTGGATTGAGTTATTATTTTTCAACTTTTGAAAGAGGAAAATCTACACCTTTATTTGAAGCTGCTATTGAAAATTTAAAGGGAGATACAATTCCTGAAATGTATTATTATCTTGGTAAATCTTACCAATTAAATAGTGAGTTTGATAAATCTAGTAAGACTTTTACTAAGTTCGATCCTTACATAATTTATGGTAAAAAAGTTGGTGATGAACTCAAAAATGAAATTGTTGATGAAACTACTTATAATGAAAACGGAATAAAGTATACAAACGAAATTGATCCAAACATTAAAATTTCTAACCTTGGAAGTACAATAAACACAATAGATAGAGAGTATGCTCCTGTGTTATATAAAACAGACAATGTTTTATTATTTACATCTAGAAGAAAAATTAATGGCAATAGATTAGATAAAGGAGATTTACTTCCATACGAAGATATTTATGTAGCCAAAAAAACAGAGAATGGTTGGGTTATGGTAACAGACCAAAATGAGGTTAAAAAATATTTGCCAGATAATGTAAATACAAAAAAACATGATGCTAGTATTACTTATTCATTAGATGAAAAAACTTTATATACTTATAAGAATGATGCTGTTTGGGAATCGACTTATGATGGAAGTACTTGGAGTGGTTTAAAAAAGTTAGACGATAATGTAAATGCAAGTAAATTCAATGTTCCTAGTGTTACATTAACAGCAGATGGTAATACTGCTTTTTTCGTTGCTGAGAAAAAAGATGGAATTGGTGGTAAGGATATTTACAAATCAATAAAATCTAGTAATGGAGAATGGAGTGATCCTGTAATTTTAAGTACAAATATTAACTCAAGTAAAGATGAAGATGCTCCATATTTAACTGAAGATGGTAAAACGCTTTTCTTTTCTTCAAAGGGACATACTAGTGTTGGAGGTTACGATATTTTTAAATCTGAATTAATAAATGAGGAGTGGACAACACCTACTAATTTAGGAATCCCAATAAATTCTCCTGCTGATGATATTTATTACACTGCTGACGTTGAACAAAAAAACGGATTCTTTTCTTCTTCTAGAGAAGGAGGAAATGGAGATATGGATTTATACTCTTTTAGTTTTGACTGTGACAATCTAGAAAACACAGAAATTAGAGGGATAGCATACAACAATAAAACAAAAGAACCTTTAATTGGAAAACTAACTCTTACATCTATTGAAGACAACAATCTAGTGAATACAGTTACATCAAACGAAGATGGGACATTTTTGTTAGTAACAAAACCTGAAAATGAATATACTTTAGCTATTGAAGTTGAGGGCTTCAAAAAACATTCAATTTCAATCAACTTACCTAAACAATGTGAATATTTTCAACAGTATAGTGAAATTGCTTTAGAACAAATAGAAATTGATTCTCAATACTATCAAGTTGCAACAGTTAAGAATTCATTTTTTGATGTAACCAAAGAAGTTGATAACTATAAAAAAAGTGGTGCTTTAGAAACTAGTTCAATTACTAATGAACTTCCTTTTGTTTTAGATCCTGACAAAGAAATTTTAGCATTATCTAGAACAATAGATCCTAACAATACAGAACTAAACTATATTGTTGTTTCTGATACAATTAAAACTGAAAAGCCAATAGAAATTATTGCTGGAGTTGAAATACCATCTTTTGAAGATATTTATTTTGATTTTGATAAATCATCTTTGAAAACAGATAGTAAAAAAGAGTTAAATAAAATTATCGATTTCTTAAAGTCTGAAAATGGTAAAACTGTTAATATAACTATTAACGGATATACTGATGGAAAACGTGATATCGAATTGAATAATAAAATATTTGCAAAACGTAAAGTACCATTTACTATTGAAGCATCTGAAAAAAGAAGTAAAGAGTACAATATTGAATTATCAAAAAAGAGAGCAGATAATACAGTTAAATACTTAACGAGTAAAGGGATAGATAAAAATAAAATTACAGTTAATTACAAAGGAGAAGAAAATCCTGTAGCACCTAACACTAATGCAGACGGTTCTGATAATCCTGTTAATAGAGCTAAAAACAGACGAGTTTCTTTTTCATTTAGCAATGCAAACGTGCTGTAATATTTACTAAAAAGTAATATATTTATGTTTTGGTATAAACTTTGCCTATAACTTAGAAATTTTACTTTTTTGAAACCGTTTAAAAATTACATATTACTCCTTACTTGCTTTAGTTTATCCTTTTATGGTTATTCACAAAAAGCAATACCTGAAGATGCTGCAGAACATTTTAAATTTGGGAA includes these proteins:
- a CDS encoding PD40 domain-containing protein; the protein is MKKILLLLLVCLSVTLTKAQDSFNEKFLEANTLMEESTYNLALPIWLELNLEQPDNNNVNYKIGVCYMHSANEKNKSLPYLVKAAENTTNNYDPFSNGEKQAPVESYFYLAQAYHLNYELDKAMENYTTFQGKISKKHYLFDELEHYKQQCANAQLAVKNPVNIIVNNLGNKINTEYPEYSPILSLDESIIYFTSRRLRPDSSNYFFKDENDGMYYEDIFMSENIDGTWSDPQPLSINTEYHEATINMSMDGQTLFIYKDDNGNGNLYSSNNVDGEWTTPSLLGSDINSDADETHAAISPDGKILYFVSDRENGIGGQDIYFCKKLPNGEWAKAQNLGTAINTKYDEDGIFIHPDGKTLYFSSKGHTSIGGFDVFYSEFDEETETWGVPVNLGYPVNSTDDDVFFVTSADGKRGYYSSTQDKGMGEKDIYMISLVDAEEKPLTLLTGIIRVIGEETLPENAQITVTDNATGNLIGIFKPRKRDGKFSIILEPNMDYHIVYAAAEYTQEEDLYVPPVSSFKEINRGIELQDVVFGEQNDMITYLKGFIEYKKLLASGTKISLLDENDNLLESTTSDDKGFFEFKNLKPDEYYLVKLDGVDDDFVNNAKVYVVNSNGEKVMLAIKKNKNRRLFKALPAGAADKLPILNESDDTEIATNEDNSTNDPSINDISTNNKELASYQEFFNYNIKTINTSNTKYIDLINKAKIGSKITIEIEASASKVPTRTYKTNKHLAENRAQEAKNVILKSLKDNGISESNITFKKAKSLVQGPKYNGDYENKSIYEKYQYVIIRLK
- the sppA gene encoding signal peptide peptidase SppA produces the protein MKQFFKFMFASMIGTFITIMLASIISMVIFFGMIGSLISSASEGKKDKIEKVEANSILHIKLDYPINDRSSNNPFESFDFSSFESNEGPGLDKIIKSLRKAKTDDKIKGIYLDLTTINGGMATLEEIRLALLDFKKSGKWIISYSEIYTQGTYYLASVSDKVYLNPAGIVEHRGLSSELMFFKNALEKLDVEMQIIRHGKFKSAVEPYILEKMSDANREQYELLLNTAWGSMTKDVAASRNISVEKLNELADNMTIQDAKIAKAEGLVDDILFKDELLAKLREKLKIEADEEIKSVSLKKYSKSAHKNPFIPKKEKKSDNQIAVIYASGEINSGKSKNDVMGSETISEAIREARLDENVKAIVLRVNSPGGSAMASDIMWREVVLAKQAKPVIVSMGNVAASGGYYISCAADKIVADEKTITGSIGVFGVIPNAQGLMNNKLGITFDRVKTNKHGDIMSVFKPLTAEERDIIQIGVEKIYDDFITKVAEGRGMTKEEVDAIGQGRVWTGLDALKIGLVDEIGGLERAIEIAKTSAKLDDYNLIDYPKRKDPFEEIMEELTSNIEAKILTKTLGNEYKYYKKVQDISHQSGVMARMPLDIELH
- a CDS encoding DUF4159 domain-containing protein; translated protein: MSKFLNQILFILILVIFINPSTLFAQTSSYQVAVVKYNGGGDWYANLETSLPNLIKFCNQNLKTNINTEQAIVELSSPELFNYPFIHLTGHGNIIINNEEAENLKNYLIGGGFLHISDNYGMDKFLRSQMKLVFPELEFVELPYSHPIYHQKYDFNKGLPKIHEHDDKSPQGFGIIYEDRLVCFYDFECDLGDGWEDSEVHNDSEEKRTKALQMGANIISYAFTQ
- a CDS encoding dihydrolipoamide acetyltransferase family protein produces the protein MAQVELIMPKMGESVAEATITNWLKEVGDTIEADEAVVEIATDKVDSEVPSTSEGILIKKLFNEGDVVQVGQAIAIIGSEGDTAEPVASSTPAAAPAAEVATTPTIASVSTEKITASSSNKFFSPLVRSIAEKEGISISELEGINGTGAEGRVTKKDILNYLPNRSNGQVAAQPTVASTPAPAAAPQVEKSAAAPVKKASVPVMEGDEIIEMDRMRKLISEHMVMSKHTSPHVTSYVEADVTNIVMWRNKVKDKFQKQENEKITFTPIFMEAIVKAIKDFPMINVSVDGDNIIKRKNINLGMATALPSGNLIVPVIKNADQLNLVGITKQVNGLASKARNNKLAPDDIQGGTYTVTNVGTFGNVMGTPIINQPQVAILALGAIRKIPAVIETPQGDAIAIRHKMFLSHAYDHRVVDGALGGMFVRRVADYLEEFDVNREI
- a CDS encoding 16S rRNA (uracil(1498)-N(3))-methyltransferase; protein product: MNIFYTPNITNTNTFVLDETESKHAIKVLRLNQGDEICLVDGKGSFYIAEINNAHQKKCEVKIIKHEKEENNKPRIHIAIAPTKNNDRLEWFIEKTTEIGISEISPIICDHSERKFLKTERLEKRAISAMKQSLKATLPLINDSINFKNFVNSIPETTEKYIAHCYNENQKHLKEIYPGSKDCVVLIGPEGDFSLQEVELALNNGFTPISLGKSRLRTETAGLVACNILNLINE
- a CDS encoding DUF6973 domain-containing protein, which produces MLFKFLLITSFFVQSLTLIGQKNAIKSFKKISCPEKWWVITHPFVAKKALKVSQIARLKTDSIKTNNILKGVGNGDQLDAFRHTYWMASLTQIIGQRKAKRLGIAHEKGNKRDFKNGNKEEGSLPDKISSEMDLFNNEVGLKIGKESPKNLEQLIVKEIKKGSCKIIKKDENGNFLDCDANVISTESLIGKWDNKKCLVSSNE
- a CDS encoding class I SAM-dependent methyltransferase is translated as MEKEIAFIEINKTKSLPEIALTLSKHPELDKNFIINQINGLQKAQKKLPEFYQNNNIIYPATISIEQCSSEQTATFKTKIIRHSGLTPESHLIDLTGGFGIDTYYFSKQFKEVTYLEPNVELFNVVQQNFKTLGAININFKNTTTEDFLNNNTQHFDIAYIDPSRRNESEKVFMLSDCIPNIIDLQEEILKIADKILIKTSPILDIKQSIKELENVSEIWVVSLNNECKEVLYLVDKETPSEPNINTINIGKINQVFSFNYTNEENCSTHFSEPLNYLYEPNTSILKAGAFKSIAQKYQLKKIAQHTHLYTSENLVGNFPGRCFKINTVLPYQPKAFKKLGIKKANITCRNFIDSVAQIKKKLNCTDGGNNYVFAATDLNDNPIIIVTNKA